The Prunus persica cultivar Lovell chromosome G7, Prunus_persica_NCBIv2, whole genome shotgun sequence genome has a segment encoding these proteins:
- the LOC18769722 gene encoding serine/threonine-protein kinase/endoribonuclease IRE1a has product MKHQSSIWAVLLLILLIAGFVSSNGDVSSSESRELQILGDYNVLNSECKALQLLVLHQKPNGEVLNWESRALQPLGSHQNQLEVFSRSPSRRLHSHTPEPTALVATLDGRIHLVESNSMRVLWSLASGPPLYTSYQAQDSTSGSKNSRYFIDCGDDWNLYLHRGHFGREKLPYTIDEYVGSTPHSEDDGSITVGSKKNTVFEVDLLTGELIRPYALPNSPSNLKSNEKQRVLPNNNIRYNKELVKPSSINRNAAQQRLLISRIDYSLQSFVPYSDQVSWNMTVGEIWAALLCPDNEKPLGGAPLNSKNVLGSETGSDIAPPLSCQSKKLIFPQINHTLLELVGPGRKLKDQETDTMVQKPASSLMVPSKPEVDKKFFDGSTALTLTFLFVMLMGFVVYHCASVVKGKVWLHDQRNNSDSKTAPSKKKKSRKSEKISGIISSQDEEALTHTESDNKTRSFLNKLFDGGTNGRRIGKLLISNKEISKGSNGTIVLEGVYEGRPVAVKRLVLAHHDVAFKEIQNLIASDRHPNIVRWYGVEYDQDFVYIALERCICNLDDLIQICSDSSKNPVVGEEDAKRVLNGNEVHLESVKNIMSDVNLWKTDGFLSPLLLRLLRDVVSGLVHLHELGIIHRDLKPQNVLLIKERSLCAKLSDMGISKRLIGDMSSLGHHATGSGSSGWQAPEQLLHGRQTRAVDLFSLGCVIFFCITGGRHPFGDHLERDINIVKNKVDLFLVEYIPEAVDLISRLLNRDPELRPKALEVLHHPLFWSSEMRLSFLRDTSDRVELEDREANSGLLKALESIAPMALGGKWDEKMEPAFLTNIGHYRRYKFDSVRDLLRVIRNKSNHYRELPTQIQKLVGPVPEGFDSYFASRFPRLLIEVYKVVCTHCRGEECFEKYFKSNAEGL; this is encoded by the exons ATGAAGCACCAGAGTTCTATTTGGGCAGTCCTCCTACTCATATTGCTCATCGCCGGCTTTGTCAGCTCAAACGGCGACGTTTCGAGCTCGGAAAGCAGGGAGTTGCAGATTCTGGGTGATTATAACGTTTTGAACTCAGAGTGCAAGGCGTTGCAGCTTCTGGTTTTGCATCAGAAACCGAACGGCGAGGTCTTGAACTGGGAGAGCAGGGCGTTGCAGCCTCTGGGTTCCCATCAGAATCAGCTCGAAGTCTTCTCTCGCTCTCCCAGCCGAAGACTTCATTCCCATACACC TGAGCCGACTGCATTAGTTGCTACACTGGATGGGAGAATACATTTGGTGGAGAGTAATTCGATGAGAGTACTATGGTCGCTTGCTTCAGGGCCGCCACTTTACACCTCTTATCAGGCTCAAGACAGTACTTCTGGTTCAAAAAATAGTCGCTACTTCATCGATTGTGGTGATGACTGGAACTTGTATCTGCACAGAGGGCACTTTGGTCGAGAG AAACTTCCGTACACTATTGATGAATATGTCGGTAGTACACCTCACTCAGAGGATGATGGATCAATTACAGTTGGGTCTAAGAAGAACACTGTCTTTGAGGTTGATCTTTTGACAGGGGAGCTGATTCGCCCATACGCTCTACCCAATTCTCCatccaatttgaagagtaaTGAAAAGCAGAGAGTTTTGCCCAATAATAATATTAGATATAATAAGGAGTTGGTCAAGCCTAGCTCGATAAACCGAAATGCTGCTCAGCAGCGACTACTTATCTCCAGGATAGATTATTCCTTGCAGTCGTTTGTTCCGTATTCAGACCAGGTCTCATGGAATATGACAGTTGGTGAAATTTGGGCTGCTTTACTTTGTCCTGATAATGAGAAGCCACTTGGTGGTGCCCctttgaattcaaaaaatgTGCTTGGTTCTGAAACTGGCAGTGACATTGCACCACCATTATCATGTCAATCAAAAAAACTTATCTTCCCCCAGATAAATCATACGCTGTTAGAATTAGTTGGACctggaagaaaattaaaggatCAAGAGACAGACACCATGGTTCAAAAGCCTGCTTCAAGTCTGATGGTTCCTTCAAAGCCTGAGGTTgacaagaaattttttgatggATCAACAGCATTGACTctcacttttttgtttgtcatGCTTATGGGCTTTGTTGTGTACCACTGTGCTTCTGTGGTTAAAGGGAAAGTTTGGTTGCATGATCAACGCAACAATTCTGATTCAAAAACGGCACcttccaagaagaagaagagtcgTAAATCAGAAAAGATTAGTGGCATTATATCATCTCAAGATGAAGAAGCTTTAACACACACTGAAAGTGATAACAAGACACGATCGTTCCTTAATAAACTTTTTGATGGTGGTACTAATGGTCGCAGGATTGGTAAACTACTTATATCAAATAAAGAAATTTCTAAGGGTAGCAACGGTACGATTGTCCTAGAGGGAGTTTATGAAGGTCGACCTGTTGCTGTAAAACGCCTTGTATTAGCTCATCATGATGTGGCTTTTAAAGAAATTCAGAATCTTATTGCGTCTGACCGACATCCAAACATAGTACGATGGTATGGAGTCGAATATGATCAAGATTTTGTTTATATCGCTCTGGAGCGTTGTATTTGCAACTTGGATGATTTGATACAAATTTGCTCAGATTCCTCTAAAAATCCAGTAGTTGGAGAGGAAGATGCAAAACGAGTTCTGAATGGAAATGAAGTTCACTTGGAGTCAGTGAAGAATATTATGTCAGATGTTAATTTGTGGAAAACAGATGGCTTCCTGTCACCTCTATTATTGAGATTGCTGAG GGATGTGGTTTCTGGGCTTGTGCATTTGCATGAATTGGGAATCATTCATCGCGACTTAAAGCCTCAAAATGTTTTGTTGATTAAGGAAAGATCCTTGTGTGCAAAGCTTTCTGATATGGGCATTAGCAAGCGCCTTATTGGGGACATGTCTTCTTTGGGTCATCATGCTACTG GCTCTGGCAGTTCTGGTTGGCAAGCGCCTGAACAGCTTCTTCATGGGCGGCAAACACGTGCAGTGGATTTGTTTAGTTTAGGTTGTGTAATATTCTTTTGCATCACTGGTGGTAGACATCCATTTGGGGATCACCTTGAACGTGACATAAATATTGTGAAGAACAAAGTTGATCTCTTCTTGGTGGAGTATATTCCTGAAGCTGTGGATCTTATATCTCGTTTGTTAAACCGTGACCCAGAGTTGAG GCCAAAGGCATTGGAGGTGCTGCATCATCCTCTTTTCTGGAGCTCAGAGATGAGACTTTCATTTCTTCGTGACACTAGTGACAGGGTAGAACTTGAAGATAGAGAGGCTAACTCTGGTCTTTTGAAAGCCCTAGAAAGTATTGCACCCATGGCTTTGGGTGGGAAATGGGATGAAAAGATGGAACCTGCATTTCTGACTAACATTGGCCATTACAGGCGTTATAAGTTTGACAGTGTTCGAGACTTATTGCGAGTCATTCGAAACAAATCGAATCACTATAGAGAACTTCCAACCCAAATTCag AAACTTGTCGGACCAGTTCCCGAAGGATTTGATTCCTACTTTGCAAGTCGGTTTCCGAGACTTCTGATTGAAGTATACAAAGTTGTGTGCACACATTGTAGAGGAGAGGAATGCTTTGAGAAGTATTTCAAAAGCAATGCAGAGGGCCTCTAA
- the LOC18769086 gene encoding exosome complex exonuclease RRP44 homolog A, which produces MLQNKSFVKRTRGGKITKVVREHYLRHDIYCGAPICKVCDTSQARLSPTPSTILIFDTNVVLNQIDLLENPAIDDVVVLSIVLEEVKNRNLSVYNRVRALCSNSLRKFFVFSNEHHKDTYVTEMSGESKNDRNDRAIRVAAQWYQSHLAGSARILLITNDKENKRKAIEEGISAETVESYVRSLSRPDLLDLLVQPASEDVNMEEVEDLRPSKRKIIYTEHKPMSEITSGLHRGIYHQGKLRVNRYNPFEAYVGSESIGDEIIIYGRTNMNRAFDGDIVAVELLPQDQWHEEKSLALADEEDEEEDVHLVPGSADDAPWTTAQPPGSAGVTESISSRPSGRVVGIIKRNWHSYCGSLEPMAMPAGSGGVAHALFASKDRRIPKIRIHTRQLENLLDKRIVVAVDSWDRLSRYPSGHYVRTIGQIGDRDTETEVVLIENDINTRPFSSQVLACLPPLPWSVSSEDLANSIRQDLRQLRVFSVDPPGCKDIDDALQCTSLPNGNYEVGVHIADVTNFVHSDTPLDDEASQRGTSVYLVERRIDMLPKPLTEDVCSLRADVERLAFSVIWEMTPEAEIISTRYTKSVIKSCAALSYIEAQARMDDSRLMDPLTTDLRNMNALAKIMRERRIQRGALTLASAEVKFQIDTETHDPLDIGMYQIREANQMVEEFMLAANVSVAEKILKHFPLCSLLRRHPTPTREMLEPLLRTAAAVGLNLDVSSSKALADSLDSAVADDPYFNKLIRILATRCMTQAVYFSSGDLSPPEYLHYGLAAPLYTHFTSPIRRYADVIVHRLLAASLGIQKLPAIFQDGTRLTSIADNLNYRHRNAQMASRASVELHTLIFFRKRPTDTEARIVRIRSNGFFVFVPKYGIEGPVYLTPRGDKEGGEWFVDEQQQKIRKMDGSMSYSVLQTVFIHLEIVEPQPNRPKLQLTLV; this is translated from the exons ATGTTGCAGAACAAGTCCTTCGTCAAGAGAACCAGAGGAGGCAAAATCACCAAG GTCGTGAGAGAGCACTATCTCAGACACGATATATACTGCGGAGCTCCGATATGCAAAGTTTGCGATACATCCCAGGCTCGCTTGAGCCCTACGCCttccaccattctcattttcGATACCAATGTCGTTCTCAATCAG ATTGATTTGCTTGAGAACCCAGCAATCGACGATGTGGTTGTGCTTTCCATTGTGCTTGAAGAGGTTAAGAACAGGAATTTGTCTGTTTACAATAGAGTTAGAGCTCTCTGCAGCAATTCTTTAAGgaaattctttgttttctccaaCGAACACCACAA GGATACATATGTTACGGAAATGAGCGGAGAGAGTAAAAATGATCGAAATGATAGAG CAATTCGGGTGGCTGCTCAATGGTATCAAAGTCATCTTGCTGGTTCTGCCCGGATTTTACTTATAACTAATGACAAAGAGAATAAGAGAAAGGCTATTGAAGAGGGAATTTCTGCAGAAACAG TGGAGTCTTATGTGAGGTCATTGAGTCGACCAGATTTGCTTGACCTGCTTGTGCAGCCTGCATCAGAAGATGTAAACATGGAGGAAGTTGAAGATTTGAGACCATCAAAGAGGAAAATCATTTACACAGAG CATAAGCCCATGTCTGAGATTACGTCTGGTTTGCATCGTGGTATATACCATCAAGGCAAACTTAGAGTGAATCGTTACAACCCATTTGAAGCATATGTTGGAAGTGAGAGCATTGGTGATGAGATTATAATCTATGGACGTACAAACATGAATAGGGCTTTTGATGGGGATATAGTGGCAGTTGAGCTTCTGCCTCAGGATCAATGGCATGAGGAGAAATCTCTAGCTCTAGCAGATGAAG aggatgaggaagaagatgttCATCTGGTTCCAGGAAGTGCTGATGATGCTCCTTGGACTACAGCTCAACCACCAGGTTCTGCTGGAGTAACAGAGTCTATCTCAAGCCGTCCATCTGGCCGTGTTGTTGGTATTATAAAGCGGAATTGGCATTC TTATTGTGGATCTTTGGAGCCGATGGCTATGCCTGCAGGTAGTGGTGGTGTTGCCCATGCCTTATTTGCCTCGAAAGATCGTAGGATTCCTAAGATTCGAATACACACACGACAGCTTGAGAATCTTCTGGACAAGAGAATTGTTGTGGCGGTTGATTCTTGGGATCGTTTGTCTCGTTATCCTTCTGGCCATTATGTACGAACCATAGGACAAATAGGTGATAGAGATACTGAAACTGAG GTGGTCTTGATTGAGAATGATATAAATACAAGACCATTTTCTTCTCAAGTTCTGGCATGCTTGCCACCGTTACCATGGTCTGTGTCTTCTGAAGATTTGGCAAATTCTATTAGACAGGATTTGCGACAATTGCGTGTCTTTAGTGTGGACCCTCCTG GATGCAAGGATATTGATGATGCATTGCAATGTACATCTCTTCCAAATGGAAATTATGAAGTTGGAGTCC ATATTGCtgatgtaacaaattttgtacaCTCGGACACTCCTCTTGATGATGAGGCTTCACAAAGGGGCACTTCGGTCTACCTAGTTGAACGGCGAATTGACATGCTTCCAAAACCTTTGACGGAAG ATGTATGTTCTCTTCGAGCAGATGTGGAGAGGCTAGCTTTTTCTGTTATATGG GAAATGACACCTGAAGCTGAGATTATTTCTACGAGGTACACAAAAAGTGTCATCAAATCGTGTGCAGCATTGTCTTACATTGAAGCTCAAGCGAGGATGGATGATAG TCGGTTGATGGATCCATTAACTACAGATTTAAGAAACATGAATGCTTTAGCAAAG ATAATGAGGGAAAGACGTATTCAGAGAGGAGCCTTAACTCTTGCATCTGCTGAAGTCAAGTTTCAAATTGACACCGAGACTCATGATCCTCTTGATATTG GAATGTACCAGATTCGTGAAGCAAACCAGATGGTTGAGGAATTTATGCTTGCTGCTAATGTTTCAGTTGCCGAGAAGATCCTtaaacattttcctctttgttcACTATTGAG GCGCCATCCTACTCCAACGAGAGAGATGCTTGAGCCTTTGTTGCGTACAGCTGCTGCTGTTGGTCTCAACTTGGATGTCTCATCATCAAAAGCACTGGCTGATTCACTTGACTCTGCAGTG GCTGATGATCCATACTTCAATAAGCTGATTCGTATATTGGCTACTAGATGCATGACACAG GCTGTTTATTTCTCTAGCGGGGATCTCAGCCCTCCAGAATATCTTCATTATGGGCTTGCAGCACCTCTATATACTCATTTTACTTCTCCAATAAGGAGATATGCAG ATGTCATAGTGCACAGGTTGCTTGCTGCATCTTTAGGGATACAGAAGCTTCCTGCTATATTCCAAGACGGAACCCGGCTAACTAGCATTGCTGACA ATTTAAATTATCGACATAGAAATGCCCAGATGGCAAGCCGGGCCTCAGTGGAGCTCCATACCCTCATTTTCTTCAGGAAACG GCCAACGGACACAGAGGCAAGAATAGTAAGGATAAGATCCAATggattttttgtatttgtgcCCAA GTATGGAATTGAAGGGCCTGTCTACTTGACCCCAAGAGGTGATAAGGAAGGCGGAGAGTGGTTTGTTGACGAGCAGCAGCAGAAGATTAGAAAAATGGATGGCAGCATGTCATACAGTGTTCTGCAGACGGTGTTTATTCATTTGGAGATTGTGGAGCCCCAGCCCAATAGGCCGAAACTCCAGCTTACGCTAGTGTAG